Proteins from a genomic interval of Deinococcus aquaedulcis:
- a CDS encoding MerR family transcriptional regulator, with product MSAPTFYTTAELARAAGVTRRTVMHYAELGLLTPDQVTASGRSLYGPYALRLLRDLLDLRALGMTLEEARDMVALRRATHDVSGTYRHDWTRADVPIDDERLQALQSRLRAIQSAYERQAENLARFDRWLTKRFTGSGGTPEVPEG from the coding sequence TTGAGCGCCCCCACTTTTTACACCACCGCCGAACTGGCGCGCGCGGCCGGCGTCACGCGGCGCACGGTGATGCACTACGCAGAACTGGGCTTGCTGACCCCTGACCAGGTCACGGCCTCGGGGCGGTCGCTGTACGGGCCGTACGCCCTGCGGCTGCTGCGCGACCTCCTGGACCTGCGCGCCCTGGGCATGACGCTGGAAGAGGCGCGCGACATGGTGGCCCTGCGCCGCGCCACCCACGATGTCAGCGGCACCTACCGCCACGACTGGACGCGGGCTGACGTGCCCATTGACGACGAGCGGCTACAGGCGCTGCAAAGCCGCCTGCGCGCCATTCAGAGCGCCTACGAGCGGCAGGCCGAGAATCTGGCCCGGTTTGACCGCTGGCTGACCAAGCGTTTTACCGGCAGTGGGGGCACGCCGGAGGTGCCGGAAGGCTGA
- a CDS encoding NADPH:quinone oxidoreductase family protein, whose translation MRALTCTVFAPPEALSLQDLPDPLPGPGEVTLEVRAASVNYPDALMVQGQYQVRPPLPFIPGAEAAGVITALGEGVRGLEVGQRVAAFTGTGAFATHLTAPAAAVFPLPDHLDFEVAATLPLAYGTAMHALMDRGQVQRGETLLVLGAAGGVGLAAVMIGKALGARVIAAAGSEERLVLARAHGADETINYETEDLKDALRPLTGRAGVDVVLDPVGGRWAEGAFRSLGWGGRYLVVGFAGGEIPRLPLNLPLLKGASVVGVFWGEYARRDPAGNTAHLAQLAEWVAAGTVRPLISARYPLAEAPRALRDLLERRVTGKVVVVP comes from the coding sequence ATGCGCGCCCTGACCTGCACTGTCTTCGCCCCGCCCGAAGCCCTGAGCCTTCAAGACCTCCCCGACCCGCTGCCCGGTCCCGGCGAGGTGACGCTGGAGGTGCGCGCCGCCAGCGTGAATTATCCCGACGCCCTGATGGTGCAGGGCCAGTATCAGGTGCGCCCGCCGCTGCCCTTTATCCCCGGGGCCGAGGCGGCCGGAGTGATCACGGCGCTGGGCGAGGGGGTGCGCGGCCTGGAGGTGGGCCAGCGCGTGGCGGCCTTTACCGGCACCGGCGCCTTTGCCACCCACCTGACGGCCCCGGCGGCGGCCGTGTTTCCGCTGCCCGACCATTTGGACTTTGAGGTGGCGGCCACCCTGCCGCTGGCCTACGGGACCGCCATGCACGCCCTGATGGACCGGGGGCAGGTGCAGCGCGGCGAAACGCTGCTGGTGCTGGGCGCCGCCGGGGGCGTGGGGCTGGCGGCCGTGATGATTGGCAAGGCGCTGGGCGCGCGGGTGATCGCGGCGGCAGGCAGCGAGGAGCGCCTCGTCCTGGCGCGGGCCCACGGTGCGGACGAGACGATCAACTACGAAACCGAGGACCTGAAAGACGCGCTGCGGCCCCTGACCGGCCGCGCTGGCGTAGACGTGGTGCTGGACCCAGTGGGGGGCCGCTGGGCCGAGGGCGCGTTTCGCAGCCTGGGCTGGGGCGGGCGCTACCTGGTGGTGGGCTTTGCGGGCGGCGAGATTCCGCGCCTGCCGCTGAATCTGCCGCTGCTGAAGGGGGCCAGCGTGGTGGGCGTGTTCTGGGGCGAGTACGCCCGGCGCGACCCAGCGGGCAACACGGCCCATCTGGCGCAGCTGGCCGAATGGGTGGCGGCGGGGACGGTGCGCCCCCTGATCAGCGCGCGCTACCCGCTGGCCGAAGCACCACGCGCCCTGCGCGACCTGCTGGAACGCCGGGTGACCGGGAAGGTGGTGGTGGTGCCTTGA
- a CDS encoding GNAT family N-acetyltransferase encodes MTHAQTEVIRNDEAARYELRRGEEVLGYAEFRPAGEGAVMLPHTVVEEGHEGQGLGSQLARGALDDVRAQGKLVVPMCPFIAAYIQRHPEYTELVHPQQRGVFGL; translated from the coding sequence ATGACCCACGCACAGACCGAAGTGATCCGCAATGACGAGGCCGCCCGCTACGAACTGCGCCGGGGTGAAGAGGTGCTGGGCTACGCCGAATTCCGCCCGGCCGGTGAGGGCGCCGTGATGCTGCCCCACACGGTGGTGGAAGAAGGCCACGAAGGACAGGGCCTGGGCAGCCAGCTGGCCCGGGGCGCCCTGGATGATGTGCGGGCGCAGGGCAAGTTGGTGGTGCCCATGTGCCCCTTTATTGCCGCCTACATTCAGCGCCACCCCGAATACACCGAGCTGGTGCACCCGCAACAGCGGGGCGTGTTCGGGCTATAA
- a CDS encoding DUF2252 domain-containing protein translates to MKGTMHDPFSPTPLPPRSERRAQGRALRAVLPRRAHATFEAPGDRPDVVLQTLQAGASGCLPHLLPLRFGRMVASPFAFFRGTAALMAADLAATAVTGERVQTCGDAHCANFGAFATGERNLVFDLNDFDETLRAPWEWDVRRLSASLVLAAREAGHSEADACFAARSGARAYRLHLRAYARQPHIDVWYDRIDASEALADMAADARAHGQAMFAKASTRTHLHTLKKLAVHTPAGWRLRDDPPLLVHTSDPQAEAMLEGVKACYLDSVAPDRRMLLSRYHLADWALKVTGVGSCGRRVLVLLLAADGDDVLFLQVKEARSSVLEAHAGPTVAKNAAHRIVRGQQLMQAASDPFLGWCSGGDHFAYVRQLRDLKGRFELQAVSPRTLEEIAELCGWALARAHARTGDAVALGAYLGGGENFDEATAAFGVAYADQAERDHAALARAVARGDIETEADPDED, encoded by the coding sequence ATGAAAGGCACCATGCACGATCCATTCTCGCCCACCCCACTGCCGCCCCGATCCGAGCGCCGCGCACAGGGCCGGGCGCTGCGCGCCGTGTTGCCGCGCCGTGCCCACGCCACCTTCGAGGCCCCGGGGGACCGCCCAGACGTTGTTCTCCAGACCCTGCAGGCCGGGGCCAGCGGCTGCCTGCCGCACCTGCTGCCGCTGCGTTTTGGGCGCATGGTGGCCAGCCCCTTTGCCTTTTTTCGCGGCACAGCGGCCCTGATGGCCGCCGATCTGGCCGCCACGGCGGTCACGGGCGAGCGGGTGCAGACCTGCGGCGACGCCCACTGCGCCAACTTTGGCGCCTTTGCCACAGGCGAGCGCAATCTGGTTTTTGACCTGAACGACTTCGACGAAACCCTGCGCGCCCCCTGGGAATGGGACGTGCGGCGCCTCTCGGCCAGTCTGGTGCTCGCCGCGCGCGAGGCAGGCCACAGCGAGGCCGACGCCTGCTTTGCCGCCCGCAGCGGCGCCCGCGCCTACCGCCTGCACCTGCGCGCCTATGCCCGGCAGCCGCATATTGACGTGTGGTATGACCGCATAGACGCCTCTGAGGCCCTGGCCGACATGGCGGCCGACGCCCGCGCCCACGGGCAGGCCATGTTTGCCAAAGCCAGCACCCGCACCCACCTGCACACCCTGAAGAAGCTGGCCGTCCACACCCCCGCCGGCTGGCGCCTGCGCGACGATCCGCCGCTGCTGGTGCACACCAGCGATCCCCAGGCCGAGGCGATGCTGGAGGGCGTGAAAGCGTGCTACCTGGACAGCGTGGCGCCCGACCGCCGCATGCTGCTCTCGCGTTACCACCTGGCCGACTGGGCGCTGAAGGTGACCGGGGTGGGCAGCTGCGGGCGCCGGGTGCTGGTGCTGCTGCTGGCCGCCGACGGCGACGACGTGCTGTTCCTGCAGGTGAAAGAAGCCCGCTCCAGCGTGCTGGAAGCCCACGCCGGGCCCACCGTGGCCAAGAACGCCGCCCACCGCATCGTGCGCGGGCAACAGCTGATGCAGGCGGCCAGCGATCCCTTCCTGGGGTGGTGCTCGGGCGGTGACCACTTTGCCTACGTGCGCCAGCTGCGTGATCTCAAGGGCCGCTTTGAGTTGCAGGCGGTTAGCCCCCGCACCCTGGAAGAGATTGCCGAACTGTGCGGCTGGGCCCTGGCCCGCGCCCACGCCCGCACCGGGGACGCCGTGGCCCTGGGCGCTTACCTGGGCGGCGGCGAGAATTTCGATGAAGCCACCGCCGCTTTTGGGGTCGCCTACGCGGATCAGGCCGAACGCGACCACGCCGCCCTGGCCCGCGCCGTCGCGCGCGGTGACATTGAAACCGAGGCCGACCCGGACGAGGATTGA